One Gadus morhua chromosome 1, gadMor3.0, whole genome shotgun sequence DNA segment encodes these proteins:
- the plp2b gene encoding proteolipid protein 2b, which produces MADTSPAANCMDKLKSYVKTPKGVILAAEILISLIILICYASSSYGGYTAVAICTMIIAMIYFGVFMMEMDKQILFINWLWSDLIRAGIGAGLYIITSLIAVIGGKGDGALIAGGVFGLLAGILFAYDAYTIYLQFKSGSQHAAAGTDDTV; this is translated from the exons ATGGCTGATACCAGCCCCGCTGCAAACTGCATGGACAAGCTCAAAAGTTACGTGAAGACCCCGAAAGGGGTTATTCTTGCAGCAGAAATA CTCATCagcctcatcatcctcatctgcTATGCATCCTCTTCGTACGGGGGGTACACCGCCGTGGCCATCTGTACGATGATCATTGCTATGATCTACTTCGGGGTCTTCATGATGGAGATGGACAAGCAGATCCTATTCATCAACTGGTTGTGGAGT GATCTAATCCGTGCTGGGATCGGTGCAGGTCTCTACATCATAACCTCCCTGATCGCGGTCATCGGAGGGAAAGGCGACGGTGCCCTCATCGCTGGCGGG GTCTTCGGTCTGCTTGCAGGTATCCTGTTTGCCTACGATGCCTACACCATCTACCTGCAATTCAAGAGCGGCAGCCAGCACGCAGCAGCTGGTACTG ACGACACTGTTTAG
- the prickle3 gene encoding LOW QUALITY PROTEIN: prickle-like protein 2 (The sequence of the model RefSeq protein was modified relative to this genomic sequence to represent the inferred CDS: inserted 2 bases in 1 codon; deleted 4 bases in 4 codons; substituted 2 bases at 2 genomic stop codons), with protein MFSRGSKKRRSNRSQQQQQQEEDPDKGQPCMRCGDQCPGFSVHGWRKICVHCKCVREEHAVRAVPGQLEKMMTKLVSDFQRHSISDDDSGCASEEYAWVPPGLKPEQVYQYFSCLPEDRVPYVNSPGERYRIKQLLHQLPAHDSEPQYCNSLDDEEKKELRLFSQQRKRQNLGRGMVRLFPLTMTGGVCQQCERQISGGTLRCLRDRAGQGSCWHPQCFQCASCSELLVDLIYFHQEGEIYCGRHHAERLKPRCQACDEIILADECTEAEGRHWHMKHFCCFECEASLGGLRYIMRESRPYCCSXLTRASTQSDCDTCGDQIGIDQGQMTYEGQHWHAVESCFCCARCRLALLGRPFLPRGGLIFCSRACSLGEDPNNSDSCDSAVQSRSPQHQRCERADKVRHPPRCAPQAPLGGANLYITLAKDCIHTGVENKGVNCSPQNGAPLVSGQPHLRGSYSPLPHIHLGNGFGPPWPRDASHYGLPSGERGSKPSLSSLEPQGELLGHTVHPLSSLHSRGTSTAIDCRSWVERSSPARPVFPPQQSPVLHVSRAPLSESPPLPPAIPDDFPPPLPTKARDXLRPATPPCXVSPPPEDRLSSPPPLARNGAARVSFREPISSSYSVDEDEEEEEEEEEEENEEEEEGRAGEGEDGRLDEEELEEGFGRRLHLKKGIPPQMDLLDGSGYQQRSLRRGVSRNRITSDSSLHLGTERRFRRTPSDRPRLDALDWRGGGRRRRRRRRRRRRRRRGERKGGPSLSLQQGHQKHEEGCSTCSSSSDSEEEGFFLGQPIPLPPQLRRQRQQQQQQATGGQEEDAKGERGEGGGGRDRGLRGSMRRGRQAESLGAKDKDKNCAIS; from the exons ATGTTCTCTCGCGGATCGAAAAAGCGACGATCAAACCGCTCG cagcagcagcagcagcaggaggaggacccGGACAAGGGGCAGCCCTGCATGCGATGCGGCGACCAGTGTCCGGGCTTTAGCGTGCATGGCTGGAG GAAGATCTGCGTGCACTGCAAGTGTGTGAGGGAGGAGCATGCGGTGCGCGCCGTCCCGGGACAGCTGGAGAAGATGATGACCAAGCTGGTGTCGGACTTCCAGAGGCACTCCATCTCCGACGACGACTCGGGATGCGCCTCCGAGGAGTACGCCTGGGTCCCGCCGGGGCTCAAGCCTGAACAG GTGTACCAGTACTTCAGCTGTCTCCCTGAGGACCGGGTGCCTTACGTCAACAGCCCCGGAGAGCGATACCGCATCAAGCAGCTGCTTCACCAGCTGCCCGCGCATGACAGTGAG CCCCAGTACTGCAACTCCCTGGACgatgaggagaagaaggagctgCGTCTGTTCAGCcagcagaggaagaggcagaacCTGGGCCGCGGCATGGTGCGCCTCTTC CCCCTCACCATGACCGGGGGCGTCTGCCAGCAG tGCGAGCGGCAGATCAGCGGCGGGACATTGCGGTGTTTGCGGGACCGGGCG GGGCAGGGCAGCTGCTGGCAC CCCCAGTGCTTCCAGTGCGCCTCCTGCAGCGAGCTGCTGGTGGACCTCATCTACTTCCACCAGGAGGGGGAGATCTACTGCGGACGGCACCACGCCGAGAGGCTCAAGCCCCGCTGTCAGGCCTGCGACGAG ATCATCCTTGCTGACGAGTGCACGGAGGCGGAGGGCAGGCACTGGCACATGAAGCACTTCTGCTGCTTTGAGTGCGAGGCGTCGCTGGGC GGCCTGCGCTACATCATGAGGGAGAGCCGGCCGTACTGCTGCTCCTGACTTACGAGGGCCTCTACGCAGAGTGACTGCGACACCTGCGGGGACCAGATcg GTATCGACCAGGGCCAGATGACGTACGAGGGCCAGCACTGGCACGCGGTGGAGTCCTGTTTCTGCTGCGCCCGCTGCCGCCTGGCGCTGCTGGGGCGTCCCTTCCTCCCGCGTGGGGGGCTCATCTTCTGCTCCCGGGCCTGTTCCCTGGGAGAGGACCCCAACAACTCTGACTCCTGCGACTCGGCCGTCCAGAGCCGGTCCCCGCAGCACCAGCGCTGCGAGAGGGCCGATAAAGTCAGGCATCCTCCGCGCTGTGCTCCACAAGCACCACTAGGGGGAGCCAACCTCTACATTACCCTTGCAAAGGACTGCATTCACACGGGGGTGGAGAATAAAG GTGTTAATTGCTCTCCTCAAAACGGCGCGCCTCTGGTGAGCGGCCAACCCCACCTACGAGGCTCGTACTCTCCCCTTCCTCACATTCACTTGGGGAACGGCTTCGGCCCGCCGTGGCCCAGAGACGCGTCCCACTACGGGTTGCCCTCTGGGGAGCGCGGGTCCAAACCGTCCCTGAGCAGCCTGGAGCCCCAGGGAGAGCTCCTGGGCCACACCGTGCACCCGCTCAGCAGCCTGCACTCCAGAGGCACGTCCACCGCCATCGACTGCAGGAGCTGGGTGGAGCGCAGCAGTCCTGCCCGACCAG TCTTCCCTCCCCAACAATCGCCGGTCCTCCATGTCAGCCGCGCCCCCCTCTCCGagtccccccctctcccgcctGCCATCCCAGACGActtcccgccccccctccccaccaaggCCCGGGA TTTAAGGCCTGCGACTCCCCCGTGCTGAGTCTCCCCCCCGCCGGAGGACCGACTCAGTAGCCCCCCTCCGCTGGCCCGCAACGGGGCGGCCCGGGTCAGCTTCAGAGAGCCCATCAGCTCCAGCTATTCTGTggatgaagacgaggaggaggaggaggaggaggaggaagaggagaatgaggaggaggaggaggggcgggcgggagagggggaggacggcCGTCTGGATGAGGAAGAGTTGGAGGAAGGCTTCGGGCGCAGGCTGCATCTGAAGAAGGGCATTCCTCCTCAGATGGATCTACTGG ACGGATCCGGCTACCAGCAGCGCAGCCTGCGCCGCGGTGTGAGCCGCAACCGCATCACCTCCGACTCCAGCCTCCACCTGGGCACCGAGAGGCGGTTCCGCCGCACGCCGTCGGACCGGCCGCGGCTCGACGCCCTGgactggagaggaggggggaggaggaggaggaggaggaggaggaggaggaggaggaggaggagaggggagaggaagggcggcccctccctgtccctccagcAGGGCCACCAGAAACACGAGGAGGgctgctccacctgctcctcctcctcagactcggaggaggagggcttcTTCCTGGGTCAGCCCATCCCGCTGCCCCCCCAGCTCCGgaggcagcggcagcagcagcagcagcaggccacGGGCGGACAGGAGGAAGACGCCaagggggagcggggggagggggggggggggagggaccggGGTCTCCGGGGAAGCATGAGGCGGGGAAGGCAGGCCGAGAGCTTGGGGGCCAAGGACAAAGACAAAAACTGTGCCATCTCCTAG
- the sypb gene encoding synaptophysin b codes for MDVVNQLVAQGQFTILKQPLGFIKALQWIFAIFAFSTCGSYSGMFKMSVECKNRSESNLAIEVEFEYPFRLHQVYFDAPTCKGERPERLFLVGDYSSSAEFFVTIGVFSFLYSMAALSVYCFMLEKYRENQKGPQIDFVVTAVFTFFWLVSSCAWAKGLSDVKTATDPDKVIPLITACDELENRCKEIHDPKVSGLNTSVAFGFINLILWSGNLWFVIKETGWLAAFGVTYAPSSQEKQPAPDSFAQGGDYAQQDPYAGSQGGYQPDYGQQSYTEGGEYSQGYEQQPTSYSNQN; via the exons ATGGACGTTGTAAACCAG TTGGTGGCCCAAGGCCAATTCACGATACTCAAGCAGCCTTTAGGATTCATCAAGGCTCTACAATGG ATCTTTGCCATCTTCGCCTTCTCCACATGTGGCAGTTACTCAGGCATGTTCAAGATGAGCGTTGAGTGTAAAAACCGGTCGGAGAGCAACCTGGCCATCGAGGTAGAATTTGAGTATCCGTTCAG GCTCCATCAGGTGTACTTCGACGCCCCAACCTGCAAGGGGGAACGCCCCGAGCGTCTCTTCCTGGTCGGTGACTACTCCTCCTCAGCTGAGTTCTTCGTCACCATCGGTGTCTTCTCCTTCCTGTACTCCATGGCAGCCCTCTCCGTTTACTGCTTCATGCTGGAGAAATACCGGGAAAACCAGAAGGGTCCCCAGATT GACTTTGTGGTCACAGCGGTGTTTACCTTCTTCTGGCTGGTGTCTTCGTGCGCCTGGGCCAAGGGCCTGTCGGACGTCAAGACCGCCACGGACCCCGACAAAGTCATCCCCCTCATCACCGCCTGTGATGAGCTGGAGAACCGCTGCAAAGAAATCCACGACCCCAAGGTCTCTGGCCTCAACACCTCCGTG GCGTTCGGCTTCATCAACCTGATTCTCTGGTCTGGGAACCTGTGGTTCGTGATCAAGGAGACCGGCTGGTTGGCCGCCTTCGGGGTCACATACGCTCCGTCCTCCCAGGAGAAGCAGCCCGCCCCCGACTCCTTCGCCCAGGGGGGGGATTACGCCCAGCAGGACCCCTACGCCGGCTCCCAGGGGGGCTACCAGCCCGACTACGGCCAGCAGAGCTACACCGAGGGCGGAGAGTACAGCCAGGGCTATGAGCAGCAACCCACTTCCTACTCCAATCAGAACTGA